Proteins from a genomic interval of Desulfofustis limnaeus:
- the acpP gene encoding acyl carrier protein, producing MAIDQEMIDIIVEQLSVEKEKVVPQASFVDDLGADSLDLVELIMAMEEKFDIEIPDEDAEKIVTVQDAINYVGKLK from the coding sequence ATGGCGATCGATCAGGAAATGATTGACATCATCGTAGAACAACTGAGTGTTGAGAAAGAGAAAGTGGTTCCGCAGGCTTCCTTTGTTGACGATCTGGGCGCCGATTCGCTTGATCTGGTGGAATTGATCATGGCGATGGAGGAAAAGTTCGATATCGAAATCCCGGACGAGGATGCCGAGAAGATCGTTACCGTTCAGGATGCCATCAACTACGTCGGCAAGCTTAAGTAG
- the fabF gene encoding beta-ketoacyl-ACP synthase II codes for MNRRVVVTGTGLVTPLGTGVDKTWRNLCNGVSGIDRITRFDVSDFAVQIAAEVKDFVTEDHFDKKEAKHLDLFVQYALVATRMAVAQSGLSISEENCGKVGVITGCGMGGLPTITEQHAMVLEKGYRRLTPFFIPTVIPNMPSGHISMMLGCKGPNLTLTTACAAGTHAIGEAYRHIKYGMNDAMITGGTEAVICPLGVSGFSAMKALSKRNDAPTEASRPFDEERDGFIMSEGSGILVLEELEHARARGAEIIAEVVGYGLSSDAYHIAAPPEDGEGAARCMRFALQDAGLSPDQVDYINAHGTSTPLNDRCETVAIKAVFGEHARRLAISSTKSMVGHMLGAAGGIEAVFTALSIWDQVVPPTINLYRPSPECDLDYVPLTARQMSIDVAMSNSFGFGGTNGVVVLRRFSG; via the coding sequence GTGAACCGCAGAGTAGTGGTGACCGGAACCGGCCTCGTCACACCATTGGGCACCGGGGTTGATAAGACCTGGAGAAATCTGTGCAATGGTGTGAGCGGTATTGATCGGATTACCAGGTTTGACGTATCCGATTTTGCGGTACAGATCGCCGCAGAGGTCAAGGATTTCGTCACCGAGGACCATTTCGACAAAAAAGAGGCCAAACATCTGGATCTGTTCGTTCAGTACGCACTGGTGGCAACGCGCATGGCGGTGGCTCAGAGCGGCCTGTCGATCAGCGAGGAAAATTGTGGCAAGGTCGGGGTCATTACCGGGTGCGGCATGGGCGGTTTGCCGACCATCACCGAACAGCATGCTATGGTCCTGGAAAAAGGGTATCGCCGTTTGACCCCGTTTTTTATTCCGACGGTCATTCCCAATATGCCGTCCGGCCATATTTCCATGATGTTGGGCTGCAAGGGCCCGAATCTGACCCTGACCACGGCCTGTGCCGCTGGCACGCACGCGATTGGCGAGGCCTATCGCCACATCAAATACGGCATGAACGACGCCATGATCACCGGCGGTACCGAGGCAGTGATTTGTCCCCTGGGGGTCAGCGGCTTTTCGGCGATGAAGGCTCTCTCCAAACGCAATGATGCACCGACCGAGGCTTCGCGTCCGTTCGACGAGGAACGGGATGGGTTCATCATGTCGGAGGGTTCCGGTATCCTCGTTCTCGAAGAACTGGAACATGCCCGGGCCCGGGGTGCCGAGATTATCGCTGAAGTGGTCGGCTACGGCCTGAGCAGCGATGCCTACCATATCGCCGCGCCTCCCGAAGACGGCGAGGGAGCGGCCCGCTGCATGCGGTTCGCCCTACAGGACGCCGGGCTGTCTCCGGACCAGGTGGATTACATCAACGCCCACGGGACCTCGACGCCGCTCAACGATCGCTGTGAGACCGTGGCCATCAAGGCCGTTTTCGGCGAGCATGCTCGCCGACTGGCCATCAGCTCGACCAAGTCGATGGTTGGCCACATGCTTGGGGCAGCCGGCGGCATCGAGGCGGTTTTTACCGCCCTGAGCATCTGGGACCAGGTGGTGCCGCCGACGATCAATCTGTATCGGCCCAGCCCGGAATGTGATCTGGATTATGTTCCCCTGACGGCGCGCCAGATGTCAATCGACGTGGCGATGTCCAACTCGTTCGGCTTCGGCGGTACCAACGGTGTGGTCGTGCTGCGCCGTTTTTCCGGTTAA
- the rpiB gene encoding ribose 5-phosphate isomerase B, giving the protein MNIAIGSDHGGFALKELLIKVLTERGETVADVGCFSAVSSDYPDFAEAVCRAVLDGTAERGILICGTGIGMAMAANRHRGIRAALCHDEYTARLSREHNNANVLCLGARVIGPGVAEGIVTVWLRAGFDGGRHCLRVAKFSN; this is encoded by the coding sequence ATGAACATTGCAATCGGTTCAGATCATGGCGGTTTTGCCCTGAAGGAACTGCTCATCAAAGTCCTGACGGAACGGGGTGAGACGGTTGCGGATGTCGGCTGCTTCTCTGCCGTGTCATCCGACTACCCTGATTTTGCCGAAGCGGTTTGCCGGGCCGTCCTTGACGGCACGGCGGAACGGGGCATACTGATCTGCGGCACCGGGATCGGTATGGCCATGGCGGCCAACCGGCATCGTGGCATCCGGGCCGCGCTTTGTCACGACGAGTACACGGCACGGTTGAGCCGGGAACACAACAATGCCAACGTCCTCTGTCTCGGGGCGCGAGTCATCGGTCCAGGCGTTGCCGAAGGCATTGTCACGGTCTGGTTGCGCGCCGGTTTCGACGGAGGACGGCATTGCCTGAGGGTAGCCAAGTTCAGTAATTGA
- the nrdR gene encoding transcriptional regulator NrdR: MKCPYCGNLDNKVIDSRLNKDATITRRRRSCLACDQRFTTYERLEVMMPVLVKKDGRREPWDRQKIVVGLEKACEKRPVSRDAIDQFVDEIEHKLQDLGVKEVSSKTIGEWVMEHLSALDEVAYVRFASVYRQFKDVNEFMDELKLLLESREREQPQE, encoded by the coding sequence ATGAAATGCCCCTATTGCGGTAACCTGGACAATAAGGTGATCGATTCCCGGTTGAACAAGGATGCGACCATTACCCGTCGACGTCGATCCTGTCTGGCCTGTGACCAGCGCTTCACTACCTATGAACGCCTTGAGGTCATGATGCCGGTGTTGGTGAAAAAGGACGGTCGACGTGAACCCTGGGATCGGCAGAAAATCGTCGTCGGTCTCGAGAAGGCTTGCGAAAAGCGGCCAGTCAGCCGGGATGCCATCGATCAGTTTGTTGATGAAATCGAACACAAACTCCAGGACCTTGGGGTCAAGGAGGTGTCGTCGAAAACCATCGGCGAATGGGTCATGGAGCATTTGTCGGCCCTCGATGAGGTGGCCTATGTCCGCTTTGCCTCGGTCTACCGCCAGTTCAAGGATGTCAACGAATTCATGGATGAATTGAAACTGTTGCTGGAGAGCAGGGAACGGGAACAGCCACAGGAGTGA
- the ribD gene encoding bifunctional diaminohydroxyphosphoribosylaminopyrimidine deaminase/5-amino-6-(5-phosphoribosylamino)uracil reductase RibD: protein MERSDDEHGRYMRLALREARKGLGRTSPNPCVGAVVVKDGKIIATGYHRQAGTPHAEIHALQAAGTGARGATLYVTLEPCNHFGRTPPCSHAIAAAGIATVVIGMLDPNPLVDGSGADYLRSRGINVLSGILDERCRELNRGFIKHITTSVPWVVMKAGMSLDGRIGFCRGQRAAITGPESHRQVHRLRDRFDAILVGSGTVQVDDPSLTTRLPSGKGHDPVRVVLDSRLSIDPRATVLSQASTAPTLIFCTPQAPEPKRETLAGMARVEVVEAASDGSGRLSLPAVLQELGRRGIVSVMVEGGAAVHGAFLAEELVDHAVLFMAPIFTGGEVPVLAGPPLALGREGAPYLRSVSLRRCGADIMLSGDVVYPD, encoded by the coding sequence GTGGAACGCAGCGATGATGAACATGGCCGCTACATGCGGTTGGCTCTGCGGGAGGCGCGTAAAGGGTTGGGCCGGACATCGCCGAACCCGTGTGTGGGGGCGGTGGTTGTCAAGGACGGGAAGATCATCGCCACCGGCTATCACCGGCAGGCCGGTACTCCCCACGCTGAGATCCACGCACTACAGGCTGCCGGTACCGGTGCCCGGGGCGCCACCTTGTATGTGACACTGGAGCCGTGCAACCATTTCGGTCGAACGCCGCCGTGTAGCCACGCCATCGCAGCTGCCGGGATTGCCACGGTGGTCATCGGCATGCTCGATCCGAACCCGCTGGTTGACGGGAGCGGCGCCGATTATCTGCGCAGCCGGGGCATTAACGTGCTCTCAGGGATCTTGGATGAGCGGTGCCGCGAGCTGAACCGGGGATTTATCAAGCACATCACCACCTCCGTGCCGTGGGTGGTGATGAAGGCCGGGATGAGTCTCGACGGGCGTATCGGTTTTTGCCGCGGCCAGCGAGCCGCCATAACCGGGCCGGAGTCCCATCGGCAGGTGCATCGGCTGCGAGATCGTTTCGATGCGATCCTGGTGGGCAGCGGCACCGTGCAGGTGGACGACCCCTCCCTGACCACCAGGTTGCCCAGCGGCAAAGGGCACGATCCGGTGCGGGTCGTTCTTGACAGCCGGTTGTCGATTGACCCACGGGCTACCGTACTGAGTCAGGCGTCGACAGCCCCGACCCTGATTTTTTGTACCCCACAGGCCCCTGAGCCGAAGCGTGAAACGCTCGCCGGGATGGCGCGGGTGGAGGTTGTTGAAGCCGCCAGCGATGGAAGCGGGCGACTGAGTTTGCCTGCGGTCTTACAGGAGCTCGGCCGTCGGGGCATCGTCTCGGTCATGGTGGAGGGCGGTGCCGCGGTGCATGGCGCTTTCCTGGCAGAAGAGCTGGTTGATCATGCGGTGCTGTTTATGGCACCGATTTTCACCGGTGGTGAGGTACCGGTTCTGGCTGGTCCTCCCCTGGCCCTGGGGCGAGAGGGGGCCCCCTACCTCCGTTCAGTTTCGCTGAGGCGGTGTGGCGCCGACATCATGCTCAGTGGTGACGTGGTTTACCCGGACTGA
- a CDS encoding ParB/RepB/Spo0J family partition protein, producing the protein MNETRPRTLPLTAIDPDRRWSLHQDLTQSPDGQFLARVKTYGILRPPLVQQLDQHRYQLVCGSLRLKALELLDRRETTCLVLAPSLSFSQLLDIVARDQADRGLLTPIEAARLILMSRENTTDDAELWHRVTGVANRGHLMRLPHLLKLEPHLREQIHRGVISARTGLLLTSLASDDRLFLGELFEQLEINDNKQQRVIDWVRIIATTENRSFRELFTDRYGYCVALDSSANRPQIVQRLLQDLQRHSHPRLSRAQREFEERLTALHLPHHCRVTPGTSFESDRVTLSVDLPSLDRLEALWPSLQSLLHP; encoded by the coding sequence ATGAACGAGACTAGACCGCGCACCCTGCCGCTGACCGCCATCGATCCTGACCGCCGCTGGAGCCTGCACCAGGATCTAACGCAATCACCAGACGGACAGTTCCTTGCTCGAGTCAAGACATATGGTATTCTCCGCCCGCCGCTGGTGCAACAACTGGATCAACACCGATATCAGCTGGTCTGCGGGTCCCTTCGTCTGAAGGCCCTCGAGCTGCTTGACCGGCGCGAAACCACCTGCCTGGTGCTTGCCCCTTCTTTGAGCTTCTCCCAGTTGCTTGATATTGTGGCCCGGGACCAGGCCGACCGAGGTCTGTTGACCCCGATCGAAGCGGCCCGTCTGATCCTCATGTCTCGCGAGAACACCACTGACGATGCGGAGCTGTGGCACAGGGTGACCGGCGTTGCCAATCGCGGCCACCTGATGCGGCTCCCCCACTTACTGAAACTCGAGCCTCACCTCCGCGAACAGATACACCGGGGCGTCATCTCGGCACGAACCGGGCTCCTTCTCACGTCACTGGCCAGCGATGACCGGCTGTTTCTCGGGGAACTTTTCGAACAACTGGAAATAAACGATAACAAGCAGCAACGGGTGATCGACTGGGTCCGGATCATCGCCACCACTGAAAACCGATCATTCAGGGAATTATTTACGGACCGTTACGGTTATTGTGTGGCGCTCGATTCGTCAGCCAATCGACCCCAGATCGTGCAACGACTACTGCAGGACTTGCAGCGACACAGCCATCCGCGGTTGAGCCGGGCGCAGCGGGAATTCGAAGAACGATTGACGGCGCTGCACCTGCCGCACCACTGCCGGGTCACACCGGGGACCTCCTTCGAGAGCGACCGGGTCACCCTCTCCGTGGACCTTCCGTCACTTGATCGACTGGAAGCGCTCTGGCCGTCCCTGCAATCGCTTCTGCACCCATGA
- a CDS encoding integration host factor subunit alpha, translating to MTLTKADLVQQVYKNHEGLTKAQATASVEAFLRISKQSLINGSDLLLSGFGKFNVKDKNARRGRNPQTGQELTLEARRVVTFKPSGILRDKINK from the coding sequence ATGACATTGACCAAAGCAGACCTGGTGCAGCAGGTCTATAAGAATCATGAAGGGCTCACCAAGGCCCAGGCGACCGCGTCGGTCGAAGCGTTTCTGCGTATTTCCAAACAATCACTGATCAACGGATCCGATCTTTTATTGAGTGGATTCGGGAAGTTCAACGTTAAAGATAAAAATGCCCGGCGCGGGAGAAACCCGCAAACCGGCCAGGAGCTGACCCTGGAGGCACGCCGGGTGGTCACCTTCAAACCATCTGGCATACTGCGGGATAAGATCAATAAATAA
- a CDS encoding type II secretion system F family protein, which produces MPVYVWKGKNQYGEKRKGEVEAPDQVAALAHVKRLRITDPVIKEKPKDLLENISFFKPKVTGKDVVVFTRQLATMIDAGLPLVQCLEILSKQQENSTFKKTLATIQADVEAGTTFADSMRKHPKVFDSLYSNMIEAGETGGILDTILNRLAVFMEKAMALKKKVKGAMTYPAICLAISILILVVILVFVIPVFEEMFAQMNNATLPVPTQIVVGLSNAFKNNFLWILLPVIAIVYLFRKIYNTEKGRLRIDQALLHMPVVGMLIRKVAVAKFTRTLSTMLQSGVPILEALQVVAKTSGNKIIERAVFRVADSIAEGRPIAEPLEESGVFPNMVVQMINVGESVGALDAMLEKIADFYDEEVDQAVANLTAMIEPFMMVFLGGLIGALVVSMYLPIFEMAGHI; this is translated from the coding sequence ATGCCTGTCTACGTTTGGAAAGGTAAAAACCAGTACGGAGAAAAAAGAAAAGGCGAGGTGGAAGCGCCCGACCAGGTGGCAGCACTGGCCCATGTCAAAAGGCTCAGAATTACCGATCCGGTTATCAAGGAAAAACCGAAGGATCTCCTGGAAAACATTTCCTTCTTCAAACCAAAGGTAACGGGCAAGGATGTGGTTGTCTTCACCCGTCAGCTGGCGACCATGATTGATGCCGGCCTGCCGCTCGTTCAATGTCTGGAAATTCTCAGCAAACAACAAGAAAACTCGACCTTCAAAAAGACGCTGGCAACCATTCAGGCAGACGTGGAGGCGGGAACGACGTTCGCCGACTCCATGCGCAAGCATCCCAAGGTATTCGACAGTCTTTACAGCAACATGATCGAAGCCGGAGAGACCGGCGGTATCCTCGACACCATCTTGAACCGGTTGGCCGTTTTCATGGAAAAGGCCATGGCCCTGAAAAAAAAGGTCAAAGGTGCGATGACCTACCCAGCCATCTGCCTGGCCATATCCATCCTCATCCTGGTCGTCATCCTGGTCTTTGTTATCCCCGTTTTTGAAGAGATGTTCGCCCAGATGAACAACGCAACGCTGCCGGTCCCGACACAAATCGTCGTGGGGCTGAGTAACGCCTTCAAAAACAACTTTCTCTGGATCCTCCTGCCGGTGATCGCCATCGTCTACCTCTTCCGCAAGATCTACAATACCGAGAAAGGACGACTGCGCATCGATCAGGCCCTGCTCCACATGCCGGTGGTCGGCATGCTCATCAGAAAAGTCGCGGTCGCCAAATTCACCCGCACCCTGAGCACCATGTTGCAGAGCGGCGTGCCTATCCTCGAAGCCTTGCAGGTGGTGGCGAAGACCTCCGGCAACAAGATCATCGAACGGGCGGTATTTCGGGTTGCCGATTCCATTGCCGAAGGTCGTCCCATCGCCGAACCGCTCGAGGAGAGCGGGGTTTTTCCCAACATGGTGGTACAGATGATCAACGTCGGTGAATCGGTGGGCGCCCTGGATGCCATGCTGGAAAAGATAGCTGACTTCTACGATGAGGAGGTCGACCAGGCGGTGGCCAACCTGACGGCCATGATCGAACCGTTCATGATGGTCTTTCTCGGTGGCCTCATCGGCGCTTTGGTGGTCTCGATGTATCTGCCGATCTTCGAGATGGCCGGGCATATCTAG
- a CDS encoding PxxKW family cysteine-rich protein has product MSEAAAAMPAMFKPIIDKCEGCERIVEQDGVRYCRTYANPEAKWRLGICNFATHQKPEIVVAKVRINPLKASKRASKRKR; this is encoded by the coding sequence ATGTCTGAAGCTGCTGCCGCCATGCCCGCGATGTTCAAGCCGATCATCGATAAATGTGAAGGATGTGAACGGATTGTCGAACAGGATGGGGTCCGTTATTGCAGAACGTATGCCAACCCCGAGGCGAAATGGCGTTTGGGCATCTGCAACTTTGCCACGCACCAGAAACCGGAGATCGTCGTTGCCAAGGTACGCATCAATCCGTTGAAGGCCTCGAAACGGGCCTCGAAGCGGAAGCGCTAA
- a CDS encoding UDP-glucose dehydrogenase family protein, translated as MNITMIGTGYVGLVTGTCLAEFGHHVICIDKDTAKIDKLNRGVIPIYEPGLEAMVAKNVQEQHLFFSSDLPSAVASAEAVFIAVGTPSSRRGDGYADLSYIYDASREIAPHLNGYTVIIDKSTVPVGTARQVARIIHEVNPAADFDVASNPEFLREGAAITDFMRPDRVVIGVSTERAETVLREIYQPLFLRETPIVKTSIETAELTKYAANAFLATKISFINEMAVLCEAIGADVVALAKGIGMDGRIGGKFLHPGPGYGGSCFPKDTLALMRIAQENGQSLRIVEAAVEANAAQKAKMVKKIRDMLEGTEAGKTIAVLGLTFKPETDDMRDSPSLTIVPALLEKGAVIRAHDPQGMEEARQLLPNGVIYAENAYDACQGADAVVLMTEWNQYRALDLERLSELMRQRVFIDLRNVYQPERVKAAGFVYCGVGRS; from the coding sequence ATGAACATCACGATGATAGGAACCGGTTACGTCGGCTTGGTAACCGGCACCTGCCTCGCCGAATTTGGCCATCATGTCATCTGTATCGACAAGGATACGGCAAAAATAGACAAATTGAACCGGGGGGTTATCCCGATCTACGAGCCCGGCCTCGAGGCCATGGTGGCCAAAAACGTCCAAGAGCAGCATCTCTTTTTCTCGTCTGATCTACCGTCCGCCGTGGCCTCGGCCGAAGCCGTCTTTATCGCTGTCGGCACCCCCAGCAGCCGCCGCGGCGACGGTTATGCCGACCTGAGTTACATTTATGACGCATCGCGGGAAATCGCCCCGCATCTCAACGGCTATACGGTCATCATCGACAAAAGCACGGTACCGGTCGGCACCGCCCGACAAGTGGCCCGGATCATCCACGAGGTGAACCCAGCCGCCGATTTCGACGTGGCCTCCAACCCGGAATTTCTTCGGGAAGGCGCGGCAATCACCGACTTCATGCGTCCTGACCGGGTAGTGATCGGCGTTTCCACCGAACGGGCAGAGACCGTCTTGCGGGAAATCTACCAACCGCTTTTTCTCAGGGAAACCCCCATCGTCAAAACCTCCATCGAGACCGCCGAGCTGACCAAGTACGCGGCTAATGCCTTTCTCGCCACCAAGATCAGCTTCATTAACGAAATGGCAGTCCTTTGCGAAGCGATCGGGGCAGACGTGGTCGCTCTGGCCAAAGGTATCGGCATGGATGGCAGGATAGGCGGAAAATTTCTTCACCCTGGGCCCGGATATGGCGGTTCCTGTTTTCCAAAAGACACCTTGGCCCTGATGCGCATTGCCCAGGAGAACGGCCAAAGCCTGCGTATCGTCGAGGCGGCGGTAGAGGCAAACGCCGCACAGAAAGCGAAAATGGTCAAGAAGATCAGAGACATGCTTGAAGGGACAGAAGCCGGCAAGACCATTGCCGTTCTCGGGCTCACGTTCAAACCGGAGACCGATGACATGCGAGACTCGCCGTCATTGACCATCGTCCCGGCGCTGCTTGAGAAAGGCGCCGTCATTCGGGCCCACGATCCACAGGGGATGGAGGAGGCCCGTCAGCTGTTGCCAAACGGGGTGATCTATGCGGAAAACGCCTACGACGCCTGTCAAGGGGCTGATGCGGTAGTCCTGATGACGGAATGGAACCAGTATCGAGCCCTCGACCTTGAACGACTCAGTGAGCTGATGCGGCAGAGAGTTTTTATCGACCTGAGAAACGTGTACCAACCGGAGCGGGTGAAGGCCGCCGGTTTTGTCTATTGCGGCGTGGGCCGGTCGTAG
- a CDS encoding YggS family pyridoxal phosphate-dependent enzyme: MIAARLLALHRQIEATAVQCGRDPSRIKLVAVAKRFPVEAILEAYAAGQRLFGENYLQEAAAKHARLPASAELHLIGHLQSNKAKTAAALFAMIETIDRLKIAQALNRHLQDQQRRMAILVQVNIGRDANKAGVLPEAAEDLLRALQDLSHLQIKGLMTIPPWCEDPEDSRPFFRDLRRLAEHLQQKGLFTGPGDYELSMGMSHDFTVAIEEGATIIRVGTAIFGERPA; encoded by the coding sequence ATGATCGCCGCTCGTCTCCTAGCGCTTCACCGGCAAATCGAGGCGACCGCCGTTCAGTGCGGTCGGGATCCCAGTCGCATCAAACTGGTCGCCGTCGCCAAACGTTTTCCCGTCGAAGCCATCCTGGAAGCCTATGCTGCCGGACAACGCTTGTTCGGCGAAAACTACCTGCAGGAAGCCGCCGCGAAACACGCCAGGCTGCCCGCTTCAGCAGAGCTGCATCTCATCGGTCATTTACAGAGCAACAAGGCGAAGACGGCGGCGGCACTATTCGCCATGATCGAGACCATCGACCGGTTGAAGATCGCCCAGGCCTTGAACCGCCACCTCCAAGACCAGCAGCGAAGAATGGCAATCCTGGTCCAGGTGAATATCGGCCGTGATGCCAACAAGGCCGGGGTACTGCCGGAAGCGGCCGAAGATCTGCTCCGTGCCCTGCAGGATCTTTCCCACCTGCAGATCAAGGGCTTGATGACCATCCCCCCCTGGTGCGAAGATCCTGAAGACTCTCGCCCGTTTTTCCGAGACCTGCGGCGGCTCGCCGAGCACCTGCAGCAGAAGGGATTGTTCACCGGCCCGGGAGATTACGAACTGTCCATGGGCATGTCGCACGATTTCACGGTAGCCATCGAAGAAGGGGCTACCATCATCAGGGTCGGTACCGCCATCTTCGGGGAGCGCCCCGCGTGA
- a CDS encoding TatD family hydrolase encodes MTPVLPAGIHLVDSHCHLDMGEYAADLSAVLERALAHGVTGIITIGIDRDSSLAALELARSHRCIRACVGVHPHHADQVGPRDLEDLAALIEGHRDLVVGFGEIGLDFAKRYASIANQHALFARQIQVAKELALPVIIHDRDAHEECLQILQDQGPLDHGGVMHCFSGDMELARRAIDLNLHLSLPGIVTFKNAVNLHDVAARLPLDRLLLETDGPFLAPVPFRGKRNEPLYLIHTAQAVARLRDQDLEEIARQTTDNCRQLFGYDFSRAGTPSP; translated from the coding sequence ATGACTCCGGTGCTGCCGGCCGGCATCCACTTGGTGGATAGCCACTGCCATCTCGACATGGGCGAGTATGCTGCTGATCTGTCAGCCGTCCTGGAACGGGCACTCGCCCACGGGGTCACGGGTATTATCACCATCGGCATCGACAGAGACAGCTCTCTGGCGGCGCTGGAGTTGGCTCGCTCCCATCGGTGCATTCGTGCTTGCGTGGGTGTGCATCCGCATCATGCCGACCAGGTCGGGCCCCGTGATCTTGAAGACCTTGCCGCACTGATTGAAGGTCATCGCGATCTCGTCGTCGGTTTTGGCGAAATCGGTCTCGATTTCGCCAAACGTTACGCCTCCATAGCCAACCAACACGCACTCTTTGCCAGACAGATACAGGTGGCCAAGGAACTCGCGCTACCGGTGATCATTCACGACCGGGATGCTCATGAAGAGTGCCTGCAGATCCTGCAGGATCAGGGCCCGCTCGACCATGGCGGGGTCATGCACTGCTTCTCCGGGGACATGGAGCTGGCCCGACGGGCCATCGATCTGAATCTGCACCTCTCTCTTCCCGGCATTGTCACCTTCAAAAACGCCGTGAACCTCCATGACGTTGCGGCCCGACTACCATTGGACAGACTGCTGCTGGAGACCGATGGTCCCTTTTTGGCCCCGGTCCCCTTTCGCGGCAAGCGCAACGAGCCGCTCTACCTGATCCATACGGCCCAAGCCGTTGCCCGACTGAGGGACCAGGACCTGGAGGAGATAGCCCGGCAGACCACCGATAATTGCCGCCAGCTGTTCGGTTACGATTTTTCCCGAGCGGGAACCCCTTCGCCATGA
- a CDS encoding roadblock/LC7 domain-containing protein, whose amino-acid sequence MNYGIVSQEQLEQIDTILTDKLIKLGVDCVIIIDMAGNIITAKDNGESKYDVYSFAALAAGNFATVDAMAKLVGEQEFSLLFHKGQESNIHFSKIDDELLLISMFGKDISLGFLRLNVVDVIEKIRQLWKRK is encoded by the coding sequence ATGAATTACGGAATTGTCAGTCAGGAACAGCTTGAGCAGATCGATACGATTCTCACTGACAAGCTGATTAAACTGGGTGTTGACTGTGTGATCATCATTGATATGGCGGGCAACATCATAACCGCCAAAGACAATGGTGAGAGCAAGTATGACGTCTACTCCTTCGCCGCGCTGGCTGCCGGTAACTTCGCAACGGTTGACGCCATGGCCAAGTTGGTCGGGGAGCAGGAATTTTCCCTGCTCTTTCATAAGGGTCAGGAATCGAACATTCATTTTTCCAAAATAGATGATGAACTCCTGCTCATATCAATGTTTGGCAAAGACATCTCCTTAGGGTTCCTGCGCCTCAACGTGGTAGATGTCATAGAAAAAATCCGCCAATTGTGGAAGCGCAAATAG
- a CDS encoding GTP-binding protein, translating into MSFINLKEKVVQVKIVYYGPGRCGKTTNLEYINKTYRNQIVSEMVSLKTHGDRTLFFDFLPFDMGKIKGYDIKIQLYTVPGQVKYNATRKLVLRGVDGIVFVADAMVKQREKNIRSLNQLHENLLSYKESIFKIPLVMQYNKVDLKEHGIPILPTEVLQKDLNSKLKVPYFEASAITGYNVAATLKKIISSTVISIQKKLL; encoded by the coding sequence TTGAGCTTCATCAACCTGAAAGAAAAAGTCGTCCAGGTCAAAATCGTCTACTACGGACCCGGTCGATGCGGCAAGACGACCAACCTCGAGTATATCAACAAGACGTATCGCAACCAGATCGTCTCAGAAATGGTCAGCTTGAAAACACATGGCGATCGGACGTTGTTTTTCGATTTTTTGCCTTTTGATATGGGCAAGATAAAGGGCTATGACATAAAAATTCAGCTCTACACGGTTCCCGGCCAGGTCAAGTATAACGCCACGAGAAAGCTGGTTCTCAGAGGTGTTGACGGTATCGTCTTTGTCGCCGATGCCATGGTCAAGCAGCGGGAGAAAAATATCCGGTCGTTGAATCAGTTGCATGAGAATCTGCTTTCCTACAAAGAGAGTATTTTTAAAATTCCGTTGGTAATGCAGTATAATAAGGTTGATCTCAAAGAGCATGGGATCCCGATTTTACCGACGGAAGTCCTGCAGAAGGACCTCAACAGCAAATTAAAAGTTCCCTATTTTGAAGCGAGTGCCATAACCGGTTATAATGTTGCTGCGACATTGAAGAAAATCATATCTTCAACCGTTATTTCTATTCAGAAAAAACTACTCTAG